In the Dysidea avara chromosome 14, odDysAvar1.4, whole genome shotgun sequence genome, CATATTGAAAAAATTGTGCTGCTACAATGACACACTTTATGTGTAACAACAGCAAAACGTTGTACTTAGTACAAACCTTTGTCTCAGTAAAATATGAAATGTAGAAATAACATTAGTTTATTACAATAACACAGCCCATGTGTAACAATAGCAAAAGGTTGTACTTATTACAAATCTCTGTCACAGTAATATATGAAATGTAGATATAACATTAGTTTATTACAATAACACGGCCCATGTGTAACAATAGCAAAAGGTTGTACTTAGTACAAATCTCTGCCTCTGTAACATATGAAACGTAGAAATAACATCAGTTTATTACAATAACACAGCCCATGGATAACAATAGCTATAGGTTGTACTTAGTATAAATCTCTGCCTCAGtaacatatgaaatgtagataTGAAATGTAGATATAACATTAGTTTATTACAATAACAAGGCCCATGTGTAACAATAGCAAAAGGTTGTACTTAGTACAAATCTCTGCCTCAGtaacatatgaaatgtagaaaTAACATCAGTTTATTACAATAACACATCCCTTGAGTAACAATAGCAAAAGGTTGTACTTATTACAAATCTCTATCACAGTAATATATGAAATGTAGAATTAACATTAGAGTATTACATTAATGCCTCTATCTGTAACAATTAGTAATAAAATCATTAACAACATTTATTTACATTTTGTAACAATCATTGGCCTTTACATTGTAAATTGCTCTAAATGTGATTTAAGAACAATATATAGTCTTCTATCGGCAATATATGAGTGTGCAGTAAACGTATTCTTGTATGGAAGCATAGATGCATGAACACAGGTTGTGGTATAGGAATGACGGATCAGGTATCCAAGAATGTGACTATTAATACCCACTGTTTCATATTTTTCCACTTGGAAAAATGGAAATCCTCCAGCAATAATTATGTCCAACAACTTCCCAAATTCAGGTAGATCATTCTGTTGCCATCCCATATGCACAAATTCACCTCGGTGATATTGTTCACCATATATTTTGATCCAGTTAGGCCTATAAATAAATATAGTTCCAACCATACACGCATACCAATAATCTCTATAGTATCATTCCTTAAAGTCACCCATGACTCTTTAATATGCATATACCATTGACGTAACTCAAAATGTGGAACCCAAACATAAGCATACAAAGTCTGTTATACAAATTTATATCATAATTTATACATGGATAAAGATATTCCATTACGTGTATGTATATTATCCCAGCAAAGCCATAATTCAAAGAATTTACTGgaactgtatggtagttattgtTCAGTAATTTGCTAAATTATACATGCTGCCTGTGACAAAACGGAGTCTTAATAACAAACATGCAGCAGTATAAATTAAACAATACAAATATAGTGCCAGTACAACATATTTATGCAagctacatgcatacaaagccATATACATCAAAGTGCAGTTATATCATAACAGGTGTAGTATCTCAGTTATTGACACGTACATGTTCGCCTAGGATTCATATCAATAACTGAGATACTTTACACCTGCTGTGATGGGGAATTTGAAAACTCGGACCAGACCAAATGTCATGTAAATCTTCCAGTAAGCTATTTAACGAGTAATACACTACTCACCATGTAGTAATTCTACCAAGAATGCTGAAGCAGGGCTTGAGCTGTAGCATAGGAGTCACAAGATGAACACGAAGTGATATCCACTGTTAAACAACCTAACTCTGGCCTAAACTACTTTCCAATTAAGTTACTCCAGTTGTACATGCTGTACTTCACTACCTGCATGAATTTATCAGAGTCACATAGGGCATAATAGAAATTGGTAAGCTAAAAAGCAATTCTCCTTTGAAATCAATAGACAACAGCGGTTAATGCACATAGCCAAACATTAATTCTTATCCCTCGATCATTCATGACCAGCTTAAAAATAAACGGAACTGCTATCTTTGCATGGCTTCAGGACCTATGGAACTTCAATAAATTCGGGCAGGTACCCATGTCAGATAGTGGAGTACAGCAAGTATCACAGGAGTATACCTTATAGATATGTTAGTAAAATACATCAGAAAGTAGTTTAGGCCATAGATTGTTTAAAAATGATATCGCCTCGCGTTCATCTTGCAAAGTCTATGCTAAAGCTCGAGCCCCTCTGGCTTCAGCATTCTTGGTAAAATTGCTACATGGTGAGTAGCGTATTGCTGTGTTAAATAGCATACTGGAAGATTTGACAATTGGTCTGGTCCGGTAAGGTCCGGGTTTTCTAATTCCcttgctgtgatataactgtaACTTACAGTCTGAAGCATGAATATATTCATATACATATACGTGCATAAAATCTAAATGTGACAGAATACCACATGTTCCCATATTTTTTTTGTATTCTGCTTTCTTTTGGTAGATTGCCGAAGCAACCTGTGCACTTAGACCTAGAAATGAGTTTTGAAATggtaacaacaataatattaatttgcatacaaaattagCTACGTAACCTAAGCAATTGTCAATCTAGGCTGAGATGATGTGGGATTGGTCACAAGTCTATAGCATTAATACATCCAGAAGATTTAACAGACCTTAAAACAAAAGCTTCTGAAGAGACACTAGGAAAGTGCAAAGTGATGGAAGTTTTGACATCACGAGACTCATTTTCAAATAGAGTAGGTGATTTACCTACGTACATTTAAAGATGCACATAATATATGTAGCTTAATTTGATAAAGTGTGTTCACTTACTTGGTCCAGATTGAAGATCATCATAGTCAAAAAACTTTCCTTGAAGATTTGCACATAGTAGTTTTTGGTGGCGAACGGCAATAGAATACGGAAGATTTATGAAATTACCAACTTGTGCAATTCTTTTAAAATAAGAGTGCTTTGCCTTCATTCGCATACACCAGCAATTCACCAAGGGTCCAACTCTAAAGTACACATACCATTATAAAATGTCAAGTACTGCATATGCATTCTACTATAGTAGGGCTGGAACAAAGGTCAAATTTTTGCTCCAAAGCCTCTTGCAAGAATAACACTAAAGCATTGTACTGTGTACATGTTATATTTGAAGGTTTCAAACTTTCCGAACTTTTGTTCGGGTTCTAATTGCACAAGGGTAATCTACATGAGTTATTTAATGCACTGTAAGTAAGAAACCGGCAACTCACGTGGTTAAAAGTCTAGGAAGATGGACCATATAATGCAGTTTAGGAGTTATAGAGGTCGAGGGGTAGCATTTTTTAAATTCTCTATGATGTTGATCAATCAATTCAGCAAGATACTCAGATGATGCAATGGACGTCAACTGGGCAGTGGTGTATTTTACTATCTCAATTAAAAGCAAATAGCATTCCCATTGTGGTTGATCATCTGGAATCTTGTCTCCGATCCAAAGCGGAAGCAAAATTGAAAAGGACCACATTTCAGAagctatatgcatacacaacaagcatataattataatgctGCAAGAACATATAAACAAATACCTGAAAGTGGCATTTTTGATCCACACAGATTAGCATTTGTAAGTTTACGAGGTGGCTTATTTCTCTTCTCAGATCTTCCATAAGGAAAATGAGTAATCCTTTGATTTAGGAAGTCTAATGTAAACAGTTTTTcatcatttacaaagaaagaTAATAGTAATCGTGTTTCTAAATTCAGAACGCCCTCTAGAATTACATGCATTACATCTTGAGGTATCTGTGTGTTGGCAACATGAAAATGATCGATTTTGTTCAGAGCACTTTCATAATTTACTCCGTATGTGACAGAGTCTTCTTCACCGAGAATTCCACCCAAAAGACCACAATGATAATCATGACAGTCAGGATCTCGAAGAATGAAATCACTCTCAAGGAACTATTAAAAATTAAAGGGATGATTATTCCTTGTTTGCCAACAGTGCTTTATAAGTGGATAATTAAGCACTGTTCATCAGCAGAATAATTGCATGTGAGCATTATAGTTCTCATACAAACATTATTCCTTAAGAAAATAGAATAAGTATTAGCTAGAATAAATGTGGATGTTGTTTACTGGCTTGTTAAACAATTTGTTGGCTTGTCAGCCCACCTAGTCGATTGCACAGTGGAACGTGCCTAAGCTGGTTGCCAGATTTCTGGGTTTAAAATAGGCTAGTGGCTCTTTTACACAAGTGGAAAGTGTATAAATTTATCACTTGAGGAATTTCAAGAGTTGACTTTTTTAAACAGGCTaccactaagacaggttccactgtagcatcCATATTCCATGCAAataacatatgtgacccgctgagcaactagtttgcattttctcaaacttcattttatgacttcttGGTTATCTAGAGGGTAAAAACAATGGACTGCCAAAGTTATAGCCTTATCTGATGAATAGTTGTAGAGTTATAGCGACAGACAGCAAGAAGAGCAaaataatcgatttgtacagtgcttaTACGGAtaaaaattacaggcgcttgttTAATCCATCATAACTCAAGAAAGAAACAAGCTACgtagatgggacttggctcaatctcTTCCTTATGAAATGGGACACCTGGTAATGTAAAGTATGAAGCCTACAGATGCCCACTAACTTGGCTTAAAAACGGCAACGTTACCACACTGCTTATAACTCACGTTTGCTTTATGGCActgaaacgaaacaaagatattcttacttaCTATCAACTGGGGAATCCGTTGGTCATTTAGTTATCtcgatttgagctttgtttcactgTTCACTGAATGGATTAAAATTCacgtaaaattatttttgcagtACGCATTTAACCCATTGTATTTCAATGGGATTTTTCTAAAGtgaattatgcaaactagtcgctcagcgggtcacatattttTCAATCAGCTCAAATGATGtggtttctgtaattgcacagTAAAATAGCCTAACAGTAATCACAAAGCCATTTAAGTATAACTAATAAGTAGTATATGTAGCAAACCAAATAAGATGATAACAGAAGGAGAATCCGGAATTATGCAATGTGTAAAACTACATTAAAATACGTATATACCTTTGATGACATAGTTTCCCTTGTTGCAAAGCAATCACGGCATTTTCTCAGTGCAAACGAAACTCCAACCTTAAAACCCCCCTATTTGATGTGCAGCCACAGTATCAGCAAGTACTAATAGAAGAGTCCCATAAAACAGAATGTCACGCCCATTGAAAGATATTGAGATTCCTTCCTGAGGTGTGAATTGCATTAAGAAGGCTTATACATAGCTGACATACTTACTTGACTTAAGGTATTCACATCATCAATAAATGGTTCCAATATCTTGTCAAATCCATACTTTTTAACATTATCACATGTGATACATGCTATCAGTTGAATTGCTCGAAGAGTTGACCGCAAATGAGGTCGAATATTCCCAAGTGTATAGTAAAATAGCCCTGTAGAGAACAAAAAAATATGATGTGTAGAATATTATAGAGATGACTATAAATGACACCGATAAATGCCAAGCATGATTTTGGAAGCTGCATGGTTATATCCAATTGCAAAGTAAATACATGTGCATTATAGCTGGAATGCATGAATGTACAAAACCTCTCTGTGAAGCTTGTTTTGGAAGTGTTACTGAATACCATTGTTATGGCAATAATTATTGAACATAACCAATGATTTTTAGTGTGTACATTGGAAAAGCTCTTGCAACTCCAGTATAACACCACTGTAATTATaccaaaataaataaatggtaGCTGCAACAAGGAGACCTACAAGGAGTCTGAGAGTGTTCCTGATACTACTAGTATAACatgttagtatccatggtaacgaaGCTTTGAAGAGACAAAGTAGCTTCTGAATGTAGTGAAACCGAATGAAACTTCGAACTATTTGCCTCAGTGCATGTATAGTTATTATACGTTTCACATGTAAGTGCATCACTACATGATGCTAAATAAGTTACCTAATTTGTGAACACCTGCTTGAGCCCCTAATGGATTGCAGACCTATAGTACAATAGATAGTGACAAGTAACATTATTACAGAGACATTTGCATATATATAAAATGATAGGCCTATCCATGtttgacattaattttgttgaggTGCTTATAAATTTAAACTATAATATTGGCTTACTTTGACAAAACCTCAAATTTATAGAAAATCGCGTGTTTTTAACCCAAAGTAAGAAGTATACTATAGCTACGTAGTTATTGTATATACTAAATTCTTTATACACATACCTCCATCTCGTCATAAAACATAACAATTTGCAAATTGTGGTCACTGTCTTGGAAAAGTGGGATCGACTTGTACAGATGGGCATCACAATAATCTCCAATTATTTCATCTGATCTAAAATGAGGTCTCATTACctgaaaataatattaattatgtatgtacatatacagctAGTTAGAGGATGCTCTCACTTCGGTGAGTATTTCTTCATTGTTTAATAAAGAGATCAATCCATCAAGTAAAGGTACATATTGAAATGTATCTCGAACTTCCATTAATCTACTTGTTGCTCCAACTGAGCCAGTTTCCGTAGTAGAGTCAAGAAATATAGGAATGGGTAGCTACATGATAATTATTGTTTGCTCATATTAGTAACTATTACAAACTTTTATGAATGAGACATATTACACTTTGAACAATTCACAAAAGCTAAATGGGATTAAATTCTCTACTAGCAATGAGACACTTAAAGAATTGTTGTGAAAATGTTCCATTCATGGTTTACATACATACCACAACACCCAAATTGTTCTCAATATACTTTGACTGCAAGTACTGGGTCTCAAGGCCACTGTACGGATTTGGTGCACTTTCAAAGATATGATCGAAGTTTGGCTGATTTCCACTACATATTGAGTCATGTACTGATTGGTGCAAATTGTCAATAACAGTCTGGATAGTATCCTTCGTCTGACTCACAACAAAGTCAACAGCAGTTTGAGTAAGCTTGTATTTTTCCTTTAGAGTTAGCAGGTATAAAGCACAAGATCTCTGCAGTGTATCATCAGGAGAGACACATTCATTGGCATGAGGTGCAGTTTCAGAGGATTCCCCTAGTTGGGTTAAACTTTCAGAGCGGTGGACTGTGGCACCATATGCATCCAGTTCATTTGTGATAACATCATCACTTACGCTGGGTAAACAATCCACAGTAGACTCCAGTTCATTGCAATGGTGCCTAGAAAAATGAGATCTTATACTGCTGTAATTTCGAAAAGTTCTGCTGCATCCATTAAGTCCACGAGTAAATAAGAAATTGGGTATACTGGAGTGACTTTCAAATACGTGTTTTACATATGATCTGTAAGTTGTACAGCGATAACTGCAGAACTGACATGGAATCATCCTTTGGCTGCGATGTTGGCTATCCACTGCatctaaccatagataatatagacTCCGTGGCGTAGCTAGCAGATCAGGCACGGGTCTAGTGTAGCAGGCTTAGGTCGGGACTACAGTATATAGTCAGACTGAACTCGGCCACCCAACAATTGCATCGATTGGAATGAGATCTATAATCGGAAATGATCTCCAACGTTTAAGTCTGATAAGTCATGATCATGATGCTAAAATAGACACTcatttaaattaatgctcaccaCTACGCTCTATATAATGCACTGCATTACTACGAAAAGGCGCGCATTTGGACCAGTACCTCGTGGCGTTTATTCTTGCCGAGTACTATCTTGTTTTTTATCTGACAACGTAACAGTAGTGTGCTTTGAGGATGGTGTCGTTGGAAGATATGTCAATGGAAGAACTGGGAGAGTGGGTTATGGAGAAGTTTGGCTGGGAAGCTAAAGATGCGTTTCTTGGTGAGTTCCAAGTTATGTTTTTTGTTATGCAGGCGTAACACGTTTCTAAGTTTTACTAAAGACGCCCTTAGAGCTGCACagtggcacctggtttttagagtTAGCACAACATCAAATTGTTCTCCCACGTTGTTTATCAATTATAATTATAAGCGCTTGCTCGAAAAAGAGTCTGATCCAGAATCAATACCCACTTGTTTTACCACTCCAAGTCAGGGTTCAGGGTGTTTTATAGATTTTGTCACAAAGTATGTACTTCCTATTAATATTTCAAGCAGAATACTTATTGGAAATACCATAAACTGTTGCTGGTAGCAGTGACAAGACACACGAAGGATGgtttttgcagctaataaagcGTAACCACTCAGTTTCACTTTTCAATTTCACAAGGAAGCAATCTGTATTCTCTTACGTTGCAACGAACCAGCCTTTGTGTGTATTATCAGTACTACCAGCCACAATtgatggcatttccagtgcgtatTCAGCTTGAAATGTTTAAACAAAGTATATGCTTCATGACAAAGCTAATTAAGAACCCGAGCCTTGACTTAAGAGTGTGAAAACCAGCAGTGTATTGATTCTAAGCTAGACCCTTATTCGAGCAGGCACTTATATAtgtttatatatgtagactatgTCTTAGCATACAATTATCATGTACTGACTCTGCTATTGTAAAATGTTAACTCTCTCCTTTTGAATTATCGTATAGATCAAGGGATGGATGGAGAGGCGGTGAGTTTGGCTTTTGCCTCAACAGCTGGACCAGATTGTTTAAAGGATGTTGTTCCAAAGTATGGTCTTTGTTTGAAAGTTTATCGAGCCATTAAAGAACAGTTGGAACATGATCAGGTAAAACTGTTAAAGTACATTGCAATAATTctgtattattataattacagaAAGGACCTGAAGAATCACAAGATGATTCTACGATCATCCTGGTCAGTTAATACAGGAATAGTGCTCACATATGCCATCCCGAGCCAAGTATACTCACCATGCTGTGCTTTTATTGTTCATGCGAATACATTTTTGCTCATTGTTGTCTCTAATGCCTATATGTGTTAGATAACTCTAAGGATTCGTTCTTCAAATAACGTGTTAGATAACTCAGTGACATCCCTGGGTGTATTCCAGTTCTACTATTATAAACTCCAAATATCTTACCTGAAATTTCAAACTTATATTGTTATGTTTTAGAGTGAAAGTGATGTAAATGATACCGACAACAATAACCCTGTCCCAGTTGGCAAAGCAACTCCAACTTCATCACGTACTACTACTAAACCAACAAGAGTTAGTCTGTCTGTCATCGTGCTACTCCCTATAATCTGTCTTCTCATTAGAAAAGATCTGATTACATTGCTTCGTCATCATCTTTAAGCTCAACAGAGAGAAAGAGTGTAAGTGAAAGTTGAAAGTGTATAGTTATATAGCTGCCTTTGTGTGCACTATATAAAGACGTGTTTGTGCAATTATATGCTGACAGAATAGTTTTGTCTTATGCTTTAGACTTAACAGTAAGAATTATTAAGTGCTAGGACTAAATTCTTGACAAAAACAATTCTCTGGACATACACATATAGACACATGTGACCTACAAATCAGTTGGTCATTGGACAGACTTTCTTTTTGCTGAGAGATAACGGGGCTTGTCATTATCGTCACTCCCTTGGGTGGCTTGAGTATTAAATCCTGTAGCAACCGAAGGGACAGCTATTGATCACTAATGTTGATAAATGTTTTCTTTTCATTAGACACCCAATAAAGTTCCTGATCCTTTTCCCATACCAAGATTTCGAAAAGCAACCGAGGAAAGTTTCAACCAAAAAAGAGTTGCAGATGATGACCGGAAATATGTTGTGAGAACATTAGCCACAGTGCTGTGCACATATGTGCAGAATCCTTCGATGAAAGATTGTGAAGTGGTGGCTAAATCTTTGGTGGCCACATACCCCTTTTTAAAGCAACATGTAAGGTTAACATTGTTctacatgcatataattatttaggTTTGCTTTTAGCATTCCTGGAAGCAGTTTTTGTATACAAAATGTCAAAATATCAATTGGTCTTCACCAAAAGACAAAAGTGCTGATAGGCCACGAAAGAAACCAAAGCTTGATCTGTATAAACACCCATATCCAGCAATACGTTTTGCAATGGATGATGATGAAGAATCACATACAAGACACTTGAACCTTATTAAGGCAGAGTTGGCAAAATCTACTCCTGACATGGATCGAGCCAAAGAGTTAATGTGCAGGACATTTTCAAGAAGGAGAACATGGCTACTTGAGGAACAACCACCTATACAAGAAGTTTTAGCCAAATATCCTCTCCTCAAAAGGCTGACCATAGTGCGTTCTTTGTGGTATTGTTTGTTTTAGAGGTCTATTTGTCTTTAAAAAAGATTACGAATCATTATATATTTCAGTTTTCAGCAGCTTTTCCAAGCTAAATTTGTAATTTTTTGATTACTAAATATTTAACAAATAACAAATGTTGCTTAACAAGtacgaatatttcttaacaaTTGAATATTCCtactattcgtttcagccttaatacagtatatatataccacctCACTGTAACTTCATAGCATCTTGGTTAGAGGCCCATACCTGCAGTAAAACTTGACACCCCTTTTTTGAATATCTAAACGACTGATGCCTAGAAGACATAACTCGATCATGGTTAagctgatttttcactgtttaacaTTGCTTCAGTCCAACTGGTGCCGTTTAGAATACTGCATTGCATGCTTTGTGTAAGAATGTTTTGTATAATATAATACGAATATTATTGTGCAAATTACAATAGCCAACCCCCTTTGTCTTTGTGTATTGTTTATAGTATAAATACATTGTTGGTCACTATGTTATTAATCTTTTATGTATAGGTATCGTCAGAATTGGATTACGTAATTGCAGAGGAGAATTGCAGGGAAAAATTTATTGACAATTGGCTATTGTATCAACCTGCCATTATAGCCTATTCAAATGCACACAAGAACAAACCAGCCGCATTAAAGGATGCTCTACGTGACATTGATGGTGATGCAGGTATTTCGATATATAGGCTTTAGTGAATAACAAACATTCCCAAAAATTTCTTCCAATAaacattttgaaaatatatCACCTCCCAGCTAGACAAGTGAGCTTGGGCAAGCAGTGATTCCAGggtaactctaataaatttgggcaGTTGTTCATGTGTGACTATAAAAATCAAATAATGCCATGTTGACAGATTAGTCATATATCTGTCAACTGTGTATTTAATGTTTAAGTAGGACCAAAGTTATACGGCCGTTAGCTTTCAGGACCAGTTACATTATGGTACTCCCTTCCAtctctaatatctgtttaacaAAATGTTTACCTTAAGAAATTTGCATATTTTGCTGGCATAATGATACCACATTACTCTTTATTTATAGAGGCAGTTTCATTGACAGCCCTTAGATGTACTGGATATCTTTTGACCACAAAAACTCGCAAAAAAGAGGAGAAAGGAAAACCTAGCCAAGAGAacgaagcagcagatgatataccATTTCTAATGAAAGAAATTATGGTATGCATTAATTGTTGCTTAAATGTCCTATAGCTAATTGTGGTGCACATATATAACAGAGAGGAGAATAAGTGGAAGATGTTTGTACAGATGTTAACCCCATGATTATACGAGTGATTGATGCCGATGAAGATGTTGACCCACAATATGCCATAGCAATTGAAAAACAGACCATCCTGACGTGTTGCCACTTACAGTCAGCAATCTTTGCCTTATTTGCTGTGCATTATGTGTTTGATATTGAGTATCACCCGAAGGCAAAAGATTTTTATTTACTTGTGGAAGAGAAAATGTTTGGTATAAAGGGAGGTGGTGTGACCCCCCGTACTGTAAATTATGTGAATGTTGTGACATCTATGGAAACTTATCTTGACCAAAACTGAGTAACTTTTTAAAAGTCTTTGGTAATCATGTACGATGTGTATCATTGGTGTGATTCATGCAGTTATATTATGacatttttgaaattttcatcTTGGTGAAGTCCTGTGCATGTGGGCTATTAAGGGGTGTACATAAGTTATGACATGGTTCATTGTagcatatttgtttgttaatATAACTTTTGAGAGCATGTTATGCTTATccagtgtgtgtaattgtaacatacttgtttgttaatataACTTTTGAGAGCATGTTATGCTTATCCaatgtgtgtaattgtaacatacttgtttgttattataACTTTTGAGATCATGTTATGCTTATccagtgtgtgtaattgtaacatacttgtttgttattataACT is a window encoding:
- the LOC136244795 gene encoding uncharacterized protein, yielding MIPCQFCSYRCTTYRSYVKHVFESHSSIPNFLFTRGLNGCSRTFRNYSSIRSHFSRHHCNELESTVDCLPSVSDDVITNELDAYGATVHRSESLTQLGESSETAPHANECVSPDDTLQRSCALYLLTLKEKYKLTQTAVDFVVSQTKDTIQTVIDNLHQSVHDSICSGNQPNFDHIFESAPNPYSGLETQYLQSKYIENNLGVVLPIPIFLDSTTETGSVGATSRLMEVRDTFQYVPLLDGLISLLNNEEILTEVMRPHFRSDEIIGDYCDAHLYKSIPLFQDSDHNLQIVMFYDEMEVCNPLGAQAGVHKLGLFYYTLGNIRPHLRSTLRAIQLIACITCDNVKKYGFDKILEPFIDDVNTLSQEGISISFNGRDILFYGTLLLVLADTVAAHQIGGF
- the LOC136244796 gene encoding uncharacterized protein, with amino-acid sequence MVSLEDMSMEELGEWVMEKFGWEAKDAFLDQGMDGEAVSLAFASTAGPDCLKDVVPKYGLCLKVYRAIKEQLEHDQKGPEESQDDSTIILSESDVNDTDNNNPVPVGKATPTSSRTTTKPTRKRSDYIASSSSLSSTERKSTPNKVPDPFPIPRFRKATEESFNQKRVADDDRKYVVRTLATVLCTYVQNPSMKDCEVVAKSLVATYPFLKQHHSWKQFLYTKCQNINWSSPKDKSADRPRKKPKLDLYKHPYPAIRFAMDDDEESHTRHLNLIKAELAKSTPDMDRAKELMCRTFSRRRTWLLEEQPPIQEVLAKYPLLKRLTIVSSELDYVIAEENCREKFIDNWLLYQPAIIAYSNAHKNKPAALKDALRDIDGDAEAVSLTALRCTGYLLTTKTRKKEEKGKPSQENEAADDIPFLMKEIMRGE